A genomic segment from Desulfonatronum lacustre DSM 10312 encodes:
- the secA gene encoding preprotein translocase subunit SecA, producing the protein MFNFIVKKVIGSKNERYLKKLKPMVQTINGHEEQMRGLGDDDFPIKVREWKEQVQNGRTLDDLLPETFALVREASWRALKMRHFDAQLIGGMVLHHGKIAEMKTGEGKTLAATLPVVLNALAGKGVHVVTVNDYLARRDAEWMGQIYRFLGLEVGVILHGLTDPERQTSYNADVTYGTNNEFGFDYLRDNMKFRMEHLVQRDLFFGIVDEVDSILIDEARTPLIISGPAEDSTGLYMQINALIPKLKKEEHFTVDEKLRAILLTDEGVMRCEELLGLENLYDTKNIRFQHHILQALKAHYLFKRDVDYIVGDGQVVIVDEFTGRTMPGRRYSDGLHQALEAKEYVKIQAENQTLASITFQNYFRMYDKLAGMTGTADTEAVEFKEIYNLDVASVPTHRPMVREDHPDMIYKTQDDKYKAIAQEISDLHHKGQPVLVGTVSIEKSEIVAKLLKRHGVPHSVLNAKNHEKEAEIVALAGHSGQVTIATNMAGRGTDIVLGEGVVDLGGLHIIGTERHESRRIDNQLRGRSGRQGDPGSSRFYLALDDDLLRLFGSDKIAGLMGRLGLQEGEAIENRMVSRAIENAQRKVEAHNFEIRKQLLDFDNVMNQQREVIYTQRREIMASKDLEEMVESFVQDLVEDVYTPVQDKDADDEARQEVRTRLGEIFGLGRVHPLPDDKLPSQDETVELIRGVLDKLKTDAPQHYLEILRYFLLDSLDRDWKEHLLNMDGLRDGIGLRGYGQKDPKQEYKREGFELFQTMLHLIKEHTLRNLCHLRLNVVREEQFQHEEKPQKLQYSGSEQQAQAKQPVRRDQPKVGRNDPCPCGSGKKHKKCCGAAG; encoded by the coding sequence ATGTTCAATTTTATCGTCAAGAAAGTAATCGGCTCCAAAAATGAGCGATACCTGAAAAAGCTCAAGCCGATGGTGCAGACTATTAACGGCCACGAAGAACAGATGCGCGGCCTTGGCGACGACGACTTTCCGATCAAGGTCCGGGAGTGGAAGGAGCAGGTTCAGAACGGGCGCACCCTGGACGATCTGCTGCCCGAGACCTTCGCCCTGGTGCGCGAGGCTTCCTGGCGAGCCTTGAAGATGCGCCATTTTGACGCCCAGTTGATCGGCGGGATGGTGCTGCACCACGGGAAGATCGCCGAAATGAAGACCGGCGAGGGCAAGACCCTGGCCGCGACTCTGCCGGTGGTGCTCAACGCCCTGGCCGGCAAGGGCGTGCACGTGGTCACGGTCAACGATTATCTGGCCCGCCGCGATGCGGAGTGGATGGGGCAGATTTATCGTTTCCTGGGCCTGGAGGTCGGGGTGATTCTCCACGGATTGACCGACCCCGAGCGGCAAACGTCCTACAACGCCGACGTGACCTACGGCACGAATAACGAGTTCGGCTTCGATTATCTGCGGGATAACATGAAGTTCCGGATGGAACATCTGGTTCAGCGGGACCTGTTTTTCGGGATCGTGGACGAGGTGGACTCCATCCTGATCGACGAAGCCCGGACACCGCTGATCATTTCCGGTCCGGCCGAGGATTCCACAGGGTTGTATATGCAGATCAACGCCCTGATTCCCAAGTTGAAGAAGGAAGAGCACTTCACGGTGGACGAGAAGCTGCGCGCCATTCTGCTCACGGACGAGGGGGTGATGCGCTGCGAGGAACTGCTCGGCCTGGAAAACCTCTATGATACGAAAAACATCCGCTTCCAGCACCACATCCTGCAGGCCCTCAAGGCCCATTATCTCTTCAAGCGGGACGTGGACTACATCGTGGGCGACGGGCAGGTGGTCATCGTGGACGAATTCACCGGCCGAACCATGCCCGGTCGCCGCTACAGCGACGGGCTGCACCAGGCCCTGGAAGCCAAGGAATACGTCAAGATTCAGGCCGAGAACCAGACCCTGGCCTCCATCACCTTCCAGAACTACTTCCGGATGTACGACAAGCTGGCCGGGATGACCGGGACCGCGGACACCGAGGCCGTGGAGTTCAAGGAAATCTACAATCTGGACGTGGCGTCCGTCCCCACCCATCGACCCATGGTCCGAGAAGATCACCCGGACATGATCTATAAGACCCAGGACGACAAGTACAAAGCCATCGCCCAGGAGATCAGCGACCTGCACCATAAGGGGCAGCCCGTCCTGGTGGGCACGGTGTCCATCGAAAAGTCCGAAATCGTGGCCAAGCTGCTCAAGCGTCACGGGGTTCCGCACAGCGTGCTCAATGCCAAGAACCACGAAAAAGAGGCCGAGATTGTGGCCCTGGCCGGCCATAGCGGGCAGGTGACCATTGCCACGAACATGGCCGGTCGCGGGACGGACATCGTTCTCGGCGAAGGCGTGGTGGACCTGGGAGGTTTGCACATCATCGGCACGGAGCGCCATGAAAGCCGACGTATCGACAACCAGTTGCGCGGACGGAGCGGACGTCAGGGCGATCCGGGCAGCTCTCGGTTCTACTTGGCCCTGGACGACGATCTGCTGCGGCTGTTCGGCTCGGACAAGATCGCGGGGTTGATGGGGCGGCTGGGGTTGCAGGAAGGCGAGGCCATCGAAAACCGGATGGTCTCCCGGGCCATCGAAAACGCCCAGCGCAAAGTGGAAGCCCACAACTTCGAAATCCGCAAACAGTTGCTGGACTTCGACAACGTGATGAACCAGCAGCGGGAAGTCATCTACACCCAACGCCGGGAGATCATGGCCAGCAAGGACCTGGAGGAAATGGTCGAGTCCTTCGTGCAGGATCTGGTGGAGGACGTCTACACCCCGGTGCAGGACAAGGACGCTGACGACGAGGCCCGTCAGGAAGTCCGGACCCGGCTGGGCGAGATTTTCGGGCTGGGGCGGGTCCATCCCCTGCCTGATGACAAGCTGCCCAGTCAGGACGAAACCGTGGAGCTGATTCGGGGCGTGCTGGACAAGCTCAAGACCGACGCCCCGCAACACTACCTGGAGATTCTCCGCTATTTTCTGTTGGACAGCCTGGACCGGGACTGGAAAGAGCACCTGCTGAACATGGACGGCCTGCGCGACGGTATCGGCCTGCGCGGCTACGGCCAGAAAGACCCCAAGCAGGAGTACAAGCGCGAGGGCTTCGAGCTGTTCCAGACCATGCTGCACCTGATCAAGGAACATACCTTGCGCAATCTGTGTCACCTGCGCCTGAACGTTGTCCGGGAGGAACAGTTCCAGCACGAAGAGAAGCCCCAGAAACTGCAATACTCCGGCTCGGAGCAGCAAGCCCAGGCCAAACAACCCGTGCGACGGGACCAGCCCAAGGTCGGCCGCAACGACCCCTGCCCCTGCGGCAGCGGCAAGAAACACAAGAAATGCTGCGGGGCCGCGGGGTAG
- a CDS encoding YajQ family cyclic di-GMP-binding protein: MPSFDIVSKVDLQEVDNAVNNVRKELDTRFDFRNVKTDLDLNRKEKVLHVVTGDEMKMRAIQDLLKVHFTRRKLDPRSMEFKELEATSQGRVKMDILIKEGISKDTAQKIVKLIKAQKLKVQAAIQDEQVRVTGKKIDDLQAVIKLLDDQELDVPLQHVNMKS, translated from the coding sequence ATGCCGTCGTTCGATATTGTGAGCAAAGTTGATCTCCAGGAAGTGGACAACGCCGTGAACAACGTTCGCAAGGAGCTGGACACACGGTTTGACTTCCGGAACGTGAAAACGGACCTGGATTTGAATCGCAAGGAAAAAGTTCTGCATGTGGTCACCGGGGATGAGATGAAAATGCGGGCCATCCAGGACCTGCTCAAGGTGCATTTCACTCGGCGCAAGCTGGACCCCAGGAGCATGGAGTTTAAAGAATTGGAAGCCACCAGTCAGGGCCGGGTAAAGATGGACATCCTGATCAAGGAAGGCATTTCCAAGGATACGGCCCAGAAGATCGTCAAACTGATCAAGGCGCAAAAGCTGAAGGTTCAGGCTGCGATCCAGGACGAGCAGGTTCGGGTCACCGGCAAGAAGATTGATGATTTGCAGGCTGTGATCAAGCTTCTGGACGATCAGGAACTCGACGTGCCCTTGCAGCACGTGAACATGAAAAGCTGA
- a CDS encoding CDP-alcohol phosphatidyltransferase family protein — protein sequence MRPSSNWTIPNVITIFRIVLVPVFVMMFIDQRFGAALLIFLIAGVSDGVDGFLARVLKQRSQLGALLDPIADKLLLITAYFCLGFVGLLPSWLAVLVISRDMMIIGGMALLHFWGVDVRSRIHPTWLSKFNTCGQIVLIVAVLTKYSFALPWTGLIQLLVLTVTMSTVLSGAHYIYIGLGHFPGEAEKREE from the coding sequence ATGCGCCCATCCAGCAACTGGACCATACCCAATGTCATCACCATATTCCGGATCGTTCTCGTTCCGGTGTTCGTGATGATGTTCATTGATCAGCGGTTCGGCGCGGCGTTGCTGATTTTTCTGATCGCCGGAGTGAGCGACGGAGTGGACGGATTTTTGGCCCGGGTGCTCAAACAGCGGTCGCAACTCGGTGCCCTGCTGGACCCCATCGCGGACAAGCTGCTGCTGATCACGGCGTACTTCTGCCTCGGATTCGTGGGACTGCTGCCGAGCTGGTTGGCCGTGCTGGTCATCAGTCGGGACATGATGATCATCGGCGGCATGGCCCTGCTGCACTTCTGGGGCGTGGACGTCCGGTCGCGGATTCACCCGACGTGGTTGAGCAAGTTCAACACCTGCGGACAAATCGTGCTGATTGTCGCCGTTTTAACCAAGTACTCCTTTGCTCTGCCCTGGACGGGGTTGATTCAGCTTCTCGTGCTCACGGTCACCATGAGCACGGTGCTTTCCGGCGCGCACTATATTTATATAGGGTTAGGGCATTTTCCCGGGGAGGCGGAGAAGCGTGAAGAGTAG
- a CDS encoding outer membrane homotrimeric porin, translating to MKRLVCLAVLVAFILGTAGMASAIELKAKGWWRVHFNYLDNWDFGAMQQASPNKDRSEYDRFDALQRMRTQFEFVANENLKGVLQMEIGNARWGADNFDLGAGGRSNNIKTRFAYLDFNFPGTPVNVKAGRQPVALPSTMGSHILESEGTGVLVGVPFSDMAGLTLGWVRAFNHDRANPDDITKKWDDEVDAFVAVVPVTLDGLKLNPFAAYTRWGKDFTGTDKNANMMHFGLNFDVSMLNPIGIKGDLNYGTMKWNDKPSVKQSGWVAVLAVDYAMDMMTPTVFGWYESGEDKDFATGGDSKRMPTIETYGGAFGPGVGFGQQTTMAGDSYFRYMLAGMEFAGTGNLWDVWQNAEGAVGSVALGAGLKKIQFIDGVSHDLTAFYMKGTNHKDNIHLFTKEDNYWEVTFNNRWQMYENLALLAEFAYAKVNLDDLSTRGADRRSDWFDKAMKLGKVGFIFNF from the coding sequence ATGAAAAGATTAGTTTGTTTGGCCGTTTTGGTCGCGTTCATTCTCGGTACGGCGGGCATGGCTTCCGCCATCGAATTGAAGGCTAAAGGCTGGTGGCGGGTTCACTTCAATTACCTCGACAACTGGGATTTCGGCGCAATGCAGCAGGCTTCCCCTAACAAGGACCGTTCCGAGTATGATCGGTTTGATGCCCTGCAGCGGATGCGCACCCAGTTTGAATTCGTCGCCAATGAAAACCTCAAGGGCGTTTTGCAGATGGAAATCGGCAATGCCCGTTGGGGTGCCGATAATTTTGACCTTGGCGCAGGTGGACGAAGCAACAACATCAAGACCCGCTTCGCCTATCTTGACTTTAATTTCCCCGGTACCCCCGTCAATGTGAAGGCTGGTCGTCAGCCTGTCGCTTTGCCGAGCACCATGGGATCTCACATTCTTGAGTCCGAAGGCACCGGCGTCCTGGTCGGCGTTCCGTTTTCAGACATGGCCGGCCTGACGTTGGGCTGGGTCCGTGCTTTTAATCACGACAGGGCCAACCCCGACGACATCACCAAGAAGTGGGATGATGAAGTTGATGCCTTCGTGGCCGTTGTGCCCGTGACCCTGGACGGCCTGAAGTTGAATCCCTTTGCCGCCTATACTCGCTGGGGCAAGGACTTCACCGGTACCGACAAGAATGCCAACATGATGCATTTTGGCTTGAATTTCGACGTGTCCATGCTCAATCCCATCGGCATCAAGGGTGATTTGAACTACGGGACCATGAAGTGGAACGACAAACCGAGCGTGAAGCAGTCTGGTTGGGTAGCCGTTCTGGCCGTGGATTATGCCATGGACATGATGACCCCCACTGTGTTCGGTTGGTACGAATCCGGTGAAGATAAAGACTTCGCCACCGGCGGCGACTCCAAGCGCATGCCCACGATTGAAACCTACGGCGGCGCTTTCGGCCCCGGCGTTGGCTTTGGTCAGCAGACAACCATGGCCGGTGACAGCTACTTCCGTTACATGCTGGCCGGGATGGAGTTCGCTGGAACAGGCAACTTGTGGGATGTTTGGCAGAACGCTGAGGGCGCGGTTGGTTCCGTGGCCTTGGGTGCCGGGCTGAAGAAAATTCAGTTCATTGACGGCGTCTCCCATGACCTGACTGCTTTCTACATGAAGGGCACCAACCACAAAGACAACATCCATCTGTTCACCAAGGAAGACAACTACTGGGAAGTGACTTTCAACAACAGATGGCAGATGTATGAAAACTTGGCCCTGTTGGCTGAATTCGCCTACGCCAAAGTCAACCTGGACGACCTGAGCACCCGTGGTGCCGACAGACGTAGCGATTGGTTCGACAAGGCTATGAAGCTCGGCAAGGTCGGCTTTATCTTCAACTTCTAG
- a CDS encoding Maf family protein, which yields MFRTLTPLVLASGSPRRRELLAALGLTFSVHPAVTPEPVFAPGTDPEVYAVIAAKAKAREVATLQPEAVVLAADTIVVLEGDVLGKPVDSLEALAMLERLAGREHVVITGCCLRYPKNDEEQSFAVRTTVWMQNFGPEVLAAYVATGEPMDKAGAYGIQERAACLVERIQGSYTNVVGLPLAEVVEVLSRYGVIIPRKP from the coding sequence ATGTTCCGCACCCTGACTCCCCTGGTTCTGGCCTCGGGTTCGCCCCGGCGGCGCGAGCTGCTCGCCGCCCTGGGACTGACCTTTTCCGTCCACCCGGCCGTGACTCCGGAGCCGGTCTTCGCCCCTGGCACCGATCCCGAAGTCTATGCCGTGATCGCGGCCAAGGCCAAGGCGCGGGAAGTGGCGACGCTTCAGCCGGAGGCCGTGGTACTGGCCGCGGACACCATCGTGGTGTTGGAGGGGGACGTGCTGGGCAAGCCGGTGGATTCTCTGGAAGCCCTGGCCATGCTGGAACGGCTGGCCGGGCGGGAGCATGTGGTGATTACGGGCTGTTGTCTGCGGTACCCAAAAAACGACGAGGAACAGAGCTTCGCCGTGCGGACCACCGTGTGGATGCAAAACTTCGGGCCGGAGGTTCTGGCCGCCTACGTGGCCACGGGAGAGCCCATGGACAAGGCCGGGGCCTACGGCATTCAGGAGCGGGCCGCCTGCCTGGTGGAGCGCATTCAGGGCTCCTACACCAACGTGGTCGGGCTGCCGCTGGCGGAAGTTGTTGAAGTTCTAAGTCGTTACGGGGTTATCATTCCAAGAAAACCCTGA
- a CDS encoding dihydrolipoyl dehydrogenase family protein, translated as MSEAYDILVIGGGPAGYAAALESAAQGKSTALMERNLLGGTCLNRGCIPTKLFLGATAPIPAMAAQSRLRLGQGSFTVDMAALQKRKASLLAATRQAMAKSLETAGVRLISGEAELCGPTQVLVRSEDAAQTRIDFQHLILALGSAPAWPELLTPDGEAVLTSDHALDLSTVPESLAVIGAGAIGLEMAQFFQRMGSSVTLIEAADRIAPTEDPEISAQLASMLKRQGVTVRAGTTVFALERTAEGVRVRLGPEEDVAASKVLVAVGRKPNTHFPGLEAMLPAMKKNSLEVDENLMLSEHIFAVGDCNGRTLLAHAAEDQGRFAARFAAGKISGPYAPGPIPFCIYGDPEAFRVGPTLEDARAKGLTCTESKAQLAANPVAQAAAAPHGLVKVLWRDDTVISVSAVGHGVLHMVTAATIMVSQGWSRSQAENLIFAHPTLDETLRHALLANPQ; from the coding sequence ATGTCGGAAGCATATGACATCCTGGTGATCGGCGGGGGTCCGGCGGGCTATGCCGCGGCCCTGGAGAGCGCGGCCCAGGGCAAGTCCACCGCGCTGATGGAACGGAACCTGCTTGGCGGAACCTGCCTGAACCGGGGCTGCATTCCCACCAAGCTCTTTCTCGGAGCCACGGCCCCCATTCCCGCCATGGCGGCCCAGTCACGGCTGCGGCTGGGCCAGGGGAGCTTCACCGTGGACATGGCGGCCCTGCAAAAACGCAAGGCGTCCCTGCTGGCGGCCACGCGCCAGGCCATGGCAAAATCACTGGAAACGGCGGGAGTACGGTTGATCTCCGGGGAAGCGGAACTTTGCGGGCCGACCCAGGTCTTGGTGCGGTCCGAGGACGCCGCCCAAACCCGAATCGATTTTCAGCACCTGATCCTGGCCCTGGGCTCGGCTCCAGCCTGGCCGGAACTTCTGACTCCGGACGGCGAGGCCGTGCTCACCTCGGACCACGCCCTGGACCTCTCGACCGTCCCGGAGTCCCTGGCCGTGATCGGGGCCGGGGCCATCGGGCTGGAAATGGCCCAATTTTTCCAACGCATGGGCTCGTCCGTGACGCTGATCGAAGCCGCCGACCGCATCGCCCCCACCGAAGACCCGGAAATCAGCGCCCAACTGGCCTCCATGCTCAAACGCCAGGGCGTGACCGTCCGGGCAGGCACGACCGTCTTCGCCCTGGAACGGACGGCGGAAGGAGTCCGCGTCCGTCTCGGCCCGGAAGAGGACGTAGCGGCATCCAAGGTCCTGGTGGCAGTGGGCAGAAAGCCCAACACCCACTTTCCGGGGCTGGAAGCGATGCTCCCGGCCATGAAAAAAAACTCTTTGGAAGTGGACGAGAATCTGATGCTCAGCGAGCATATCTTTGCCGTGGGCGACTGCAACGGCAGAACCCTGCTGGCCCATGCCGCCGAGGACCAGGGCCGGTTCGCGGCCCGGTTCGCCGCCGGGAAAATATCCGGTCCCTACGCGCCGGGACCCATCCCGTTCTGCATCTACGGCGACCCAGAGGCTTTCCGGGTCGGCCCCACCCTGGAGGATGCCCGTGCCAAGGGCTTGACCTGCACCGAATCCAAGGCCCAGCTCGCCGCCAACCCCGTGGCCCAGGCCGCGGCAGCGCCCCACGGGCTGGTCAAAGTCCTTTGGCGCGACGACACCGTGATCAGCGTCAGCGCCGTGGGTCACGGCGTGCTGCACATGGTCACCGCAGCCACGATCATGGTCAGCCAAGGCTGGAGTCGATCCCAGGCCGAAAACCTGATCTTCGCCCACCCCACCCTGGATGAAACGCTGCGCCACGCCCTGCTGGCGAACCCTCAATGA
- a CDS encoding NAD-dependent epimerase, whose amino-acid sequence MKILITGAAGFIGFHTVLRLLEQGHEVVGLDNINDYYDVRVKYGRLAHSGIAEADIALNRTIQSTIHPGYRFVRMNLEDGAGLMNLFAQEKFDRVMHYAAQAGVRYSLTNPHAYMQSNFLAFLNLLEACRHHPVEHFAFASSSSVYGLNQTMPFSTRHNVDHPISLYAASKKSNELMAHTYSYLYGLPTTGLRFFTVYGPWGRPDMALFLFTKAILENRPIDVFNYGKMQRDFTYVDDIVEGVLRVIHRAPQGNPDWDGTAPDPSSSPAPWKVYNIGNSQQVELIRFIEALEEALGKKAEMNLLPLQPGDVPATWADTTDLERDLGYRPNTPVRVGIQRFVDWYRDFFQV is encoded by the coding sequence ATGAAAATACTGATCACCGGCGCAGCCGGGTTCATCGGCTTCCATACCGTCCTGCGCCTGCTGGAGCAGGGCCACGAGGTGGTGGGTCTGGACAACATCAACGACTATTACGACGTCCGGGTCAAATACGGCCGCCTGGCCCACTCGGGCATCGCGGAGGCCGATATTGCCCTGAACCGGACGATCCAGAGCACGATCCACCCTGGCTACCGCTTCGTGCGCATGAACCTGGAGGACGGTGCCGGATTGATGAACCTGTTCGCCCAGGAGAAGTTCGACCGGGTGATGCACTACGCGGCCCAGGCCGGCGTGCGCTACAGCCTGACCAATCCCCACGCCTACATGCAAAGCAACTTCCTGGCCTTCCTGAACCTGCTGGAAGCCTGCCGCCATCATCCCGTGGAGCACTTCGCCTTTGCCTCTAGTTCGTCGGTCTACGGGCTGAACCAGACCATGCCCTTTTCCACCCGCCACAACGTGGACCACCCCATCAGCCTCTACGCGGCCAGCAAGAAGTCCAACGAGCTGATGGCCCACACCTACAGCTATCTCTACGGACTGCCCACCACGGGGCTGCGCTTCTTCACCGTGTACGGGCCCTGGGGCCGTCCGGACATGGCCCTGTTCCTGTTCACCAAGGCCATCCTCGAAAATCGGCCCATCGACGTCTTCAACTATGGGAAAATGCAGCGCGACTTCACCTATGTGGACGACATCGTCGAGGGCGTTCTGCGGGTGATCCATCGCGCGCCCCAGGGCAACCCGGATTGGGACGGAACCGCACCGGACCCGTCCTCGTCTCCGGCCCCGTGGAAGGTCTACAACATCGGCAATTCCCAACAGGTGGAGTTGATCCGGTTCATCGAGGCCCTGGAAGAGGCCCTGGGCAAAAAGGCCGAAATGAATCTCCTGCCGCTTCAGCCCGGCGACGTTCCGGCCACCTGGGCCGACACCACGGACCTGGAGCGCGACCTGGGCTACCGCCCGAACACTCCGGTGCGGGTAGGCATTCAGCGCTTCGTGGATTGGTATCGGGATTTTTTTCAGGTTTGA
- the topA gene encoding type I DNA topoisomerase, with translation MSKDLIIVESPAKVKTIKKFLGPDYEVSASVGHVRDLPKKVLGVDEAGDFAPEYEVIPGKQKVVSQLKKLAAQADQIYLAPDPDREGEAIAWHVAELIKDANPRIKRIQFNEITARAVREALEHPRTLNLDLFNAQQARRVLDRLVGYKLSPLLWQKVKRGISAGRVQSVALRLIVDRERERQVFEPKEYWVFKVKLADQSAAVIEADLWKVGGKKPDIGSADQAGELEAAVSQAPFVVESVDEKERQRQSGPPFITSTLQQEASRRFSYPAKRTMSLAQRLYEGVELGDRGIQALITYMRTDSVRTSPDAIKDVRKLILESYGPDYCPEKERYFKSRKSAQEAHEAIRPVDVTLTPEMLQAYLPRDMYQLYKLIWTRFVASQMSPARFWDTTITVAAAHTQWRAKGERLIFPGYLKVYGGGEAEKNQELPTLTPKQELRLQELLKEQKFTQPSPRYSEASLIRELEEKGIGRPSTYAQIISTLLDREYVTQEERHFVPLELGYVVTDQLTAHFTRLMDVDFTAQMEESLDQVAEGSQDWVELMRGFTGEFYPVLDKAKKDMAAVKGGIDAGMPCPECTKSLVIKFGKAGAFLACSGYPDCSFTGNFTRDESGKIKTIEKLPREEAVKVGTCPDCGGDVVLKKARTGSRFYACASYPKCKYTKSYSTGVACPAAGCTGELVERSSRFGKMFFSCSRYPDCTTAMPAPPVPQPCPKCDFPIMLRRHTEKRGNYLSCPVKECRHFIPVAEEFEETEGPLPDFSEPTPKKAPTKAADKAASKAASKTPSDSTKPAPKRTTTKKTTTKKPAAKKTTRAKKTT, from the coding sequence ATGAGTAAAGATTTGATCATCGTTGAGTCACCGGCCAAGGTCAAAACCATCAAGAAGTTTCTTGGACCGGATTATGAGGTCAGCGCCTCGGTGGGACACGTTCGCGACCTGCCGAAGAAGGTGCTGGGGGTGGATGAAGCGGGCGATTTTGCCCCGGAATACGAGGTGATCCCCGGCAAGCAGAAGGTCGTCAGTCAGCTTAAGAAGCTGGCGGCCCAGGCGGATCAGATTTATCTCGCGCCGGACCCGGACCGGGAAGGCGAGGCCATCGCCTGGCACGTGGCCGAGCTGATCAAGGACGCCAATCCGCGGATCAAGCGGATCCAGTTCAATGAGATCACGGCCAGGGCCGTGCGCGAAGCCCTGGAGCACCCCAGGACCCTGAACCTGGATCTGTTCAACGCCCAGCAGGCTAGGCGGGTTCTGGACCGTTTGGTGGGATACAAGCTTTCGCCGCTGCTCTGGCAAAAGGTCAAGCGCGGCATCTCTGCGGGTCGGGTTCAGTCCGTGGCCTTGCGCCTGATCGTGGACCGGGAGCGGGAGCGTCAGGTTTTCGAGCCCAAGGAATACTGGGTCTTCAAGGTCAAACTGGCGGACCAGAGCGCCGCGGTGATTGAGGCTGATCTGTGGAAGGTGGGCGGCAAGAAGCCGGACATCGGCTCCGCGGACCAGGCCGGGGAGCTGGAGGCCGCGGTGTCCCAGGCTCCCTTCGTGGTGGAGTCCGTGGATGAAAAGGAACGGCAGCGCCAGTCCGGCCCGCCCTTCATCACCTCCACTCTGCAACAGGAAGCCAGCCGCCGCTTTTCCTATCCGGCCAAACGGACCATGTCCCTGGCCCAGCGCCTGTACGAGGGCGTGGAGTTGGGGGACCGGGGCATCCAGGCCCTGATCACCTACATGCGGACCGACTCGGTGCGCACCTCACCGGATGCGATCAAGGACGTTCGCAAGCTGATCCTGGAATCCTACGGGCCGGACTATTGCCCGGAAAAGGAACGCTATTTCAAGTCCCGCAAATCCGCCCAGGAAGCCCACGAAGCCATCCGGCCCGTGGACGTGACCCTGACCCCGGAAATGCTCCAGGCCTATCTGCCCCGGGACATGTACCAGCTCTACAAGCTGATCTGGACCCGCTTCGTGGCCTCGCAGATGAGCCCGGCCCGATTCTGGGACACCACCATCACCGTGGCCGCGGCCCACACCCAGTGGCGGGCCAAGGGCGAGCGGCTGATTTTCCCTGGCTATCTCAAGGTCTATGGCGGAGGGGAGGCGGAGAAGAACCAGGAACTGCCCACCCTGACCCCGAAGCAGGAACTGCGGCTCCAGGAACTGCTCAAGGAACAAAAGTTCACCCAGCCGTCGCCGCGCTACAGCGAAGCCTCGCTGATCCGGGAGCTGGAAGAAAAGGGCATCGGGCGGCCCTCCACCTACGCCCAGATCATCTCCACCCTGCTGGACCGGGAGTACGTCACCCAGGAAGAGCGCCACTTCGTGCCCCTGGAACTGGGCTACGTGGTCACGGACCAACTGACCGCGCATTTCACCCGGCTGATGGACGTGGATTTCACGGCCCAGATGGAAGAGTCCCTGGACCAGGTGGCCGAGGGCAGCCAGGACTGGGTGGAGCTGATGCGCGGCTTCACCGGGGAATTCTATCCCGTCCTGGACAAGGCCAAGAAGGACATGGCCGCCGTGAAAGGGGGGATCGACGCCGGGATGCCTTGCCCGGAATGCACCAAATCCCTGGTGATCAAGTTCGGCAAGGCCGGGGCCTTTCTGGCCTGCTCCGGGTACCCGGATTGTTCGTTCACCGGCAACTTCACCCGTGACGAATCCGGAAAGATCAAGACCATCGAAAAGCTGCCCAGGGAAGAGGCGGTCAAGGTCGGCACCTGCCCGGACTGCGGCGGGGACGTGGTCCTGAAAAAGGCCCGCACCGGCAGCCGGTTCTATGCCTGCGCCTCTTACCCCAAGTGCAAGTACACCAAGTCCTACTCCACGGGAGTAGCCTGCCCCGCGGCAGGGTGCACCGGCGAACTGGTGGAGCGCAGTTCGCGCTTCGGCAAGATGTTCTTCTCGTGCAGCCGCTACCCGGATTGCACCACGGCCATGCCCGCCCCGCCAGTGCCCCAGCCCTGCCCAAAGTGCGACTTCCCGATCATGCTGCGCCGCCACACGGAAAAGCGCGGCAACTACCTGTCCTGCCCGGTCAAGGAGTGCCGTCACTTCATCCCGGTGGCCGAGGAATTCGAGGAAACCGAGGGCCCGCTCCCGGACTTTTCCGAACCCACCCCCAAGAAGGCCCCAACCAAGGCTGCCGACAAAGCCGCCTCAAAAGCTGCCTCAAAAACTCCCTCGGATTCAACCAAACCGGCTCCGAAACGGACGACAACCAAGAAAACCACGACAAAAAAGCCCGCGGCCAAGAAAACCACCCGGGCCAAGAAGACGACGTAG
- a CDS encoding Rpn family recombination-promoting nuclease/putative transposase: MNEINNIHDTFFRETMSHKEVAADFLANYLPGYN; this comes from the coding sequence ATGAACGAAATCAATAACATCCACGACACGTTTTTCCGGGAGACCATGAGCCACAAGGAAGTTGCCGCCGACTTTCTGGCCAACTACCTTCCGGGATACAACTAG